One stretch of Candidatus Methylomirabilota bacterium DNA includes these proteins:
- a CDS encoding M48 family metallopeptidase, which translates to MKAFRLPALAVVLLVVVACQTVPVTGRSQIMLLPESQEIQMGLTAYREVLSKATVSGDPALNDQVTRVGRRIAEATGRRDYQWEFKVLESKAVNAFALPGGKVAVYTGILPITRDDAGLAAVLGHEVAHAIARHGGERISQTLLVQTGLAATQVALARHDPQTVQSVASLLGAGAAVGLLLPWSRGQESEADHLGLVYMAKAGYHPSAARDLWVRMAEAGRGQPRPPEFLSTHPSPETRIRQIEAWIPEALRYYQPR; encoded by the coding sequence ATGAAGGCGTTTCGCCTTCCCGCGCTCGCGGTCGTCCTGCTCGTCGTCGTCGCCTGCCAGACCGTCCCCGTCACCGGCCGCAGCCAGATCATGCTGCTACCCGAGAGCCAAGAGATCCAGATGGGGCTCACCGCTTACCGGGAGGTGCTCAGCAAGGCCACGGTCTCAGGCGATCCCGCGCTGAACGACCAGGTCACCCGCGTGGGCCGGCGCATCGCCGAGGCGACGGGACGCCGTGACTACCAGTGGGAGTTCAAGGTGCTCGAGAGCAAGGCGGTGAACGCGTTCGCGCTGCCGGGCGGTAAGGTGGCCGTCTACACGGGCATCCTGCCGATCACGCGCGACGACGCCGGACTGGCGGCGGTGCTCGGCCACGAGGTGGCCCACGCGATCGCGCGCCACGGCGGTGAGCGCATCAGCCAGACGCTCCTGGTGCAAACGGGGCTCGCCGCTACGCAGGTGGCGCTGGCCCGCCATGACCCGCAGACCGTGCAGAGTGTCGCGTCGCTGCTGGGCGCCGGCGCCGCTGTCGGATTGCTCCTGCCCTGGAGCCGGGGCCAGGAGTCGGAAGCCGACCACCTCGGCCTCGTCTACATGGCCAAGGCGGGCTATCACCCGTCGGCCGCGCGCGACCTGTGGGTGCGCATGGCGGAGGCCGGCCGCGGCCAGCCGCGGCCCCCGGAGTTCCTTTCGACCCATCCGTCCCCCGAGACGAGGATCCGCCAGATCGAGGCCTGGATCCCGGAGGCGCTCCGCTACTACCAGCCTCGCTGA
- a CDS encoding penicillin-binding transpeptidase domain-containing protein — protein MSVQGLRPRVLILAAILAVAFAGVTARLGQLQILRHAELSAMAERQYSRTVVLHAQRGPIVDRQGAILAASSPAESLFAQPRGVGDPVRVAARLAPIVRMSQAELHAALVSPRPFVWLRRRLPPAVAEQVRALREPGLGLVAEPLRLYPNRELAAHVLGFEGVDGGLEGIERAWNDTLQGAPGKAVVGRDALGRDVVTQHVLQPPLPGHGVMLTLDANVQYVAEREIDALYRRTGAKTAMAVVLEPRTGDVLAIAIRPTFNPNTFLDVPLRDAWRNRAITDPFEPGSTLKVILAAAALEEGVVRPHDRVFGENGAITIARTTIHDWKKYGWLTFAEVLQHSSNVGSIKVGLALGGARYHRYLSAFGFGAPTGVGLPGESRGMLRDPQRWSALSLPTMSIGQEVSVTALQMVAAFGAIANGGTLMQPHLVRAVFDADGREARRFEPVAVRQVISSETSRTLTRLLVGVVDAGTGRNAAITGYQVAGKTGTAQKLDPATGRYSRAPGVLSFVGFAPADEPRFVMLVMLDEPRNEQWGSEAAAPVFAAIGREVLRYLQVPPRDARPVQIVTGPGVEPPMSARVRLVSLAADAPSAEGRPLMPELRGKALRPALATLAPLRLRVDVAGNGLVVRQVPAAGTALEPGASARLVLASRSRGSQ, from the coding sequence GTGAGCGTCCAGGGTTTGCGCCCGCGCGTCCTCATTCTGGCGGCCATCCTCGCCGTCGCGTTTGCAGGCGTCACGGCGCGTCTGGGCCAGCTCCAGATCCTGCGCCACGCGGAGCTGTCGGCGATGGCCGAGCGCCAGTACTCCCGCACCGTGGTGCTCCACGCCCAGCGCGGACCGATCGTCGACCGCCAGGGGGCGATCCTGGCCGCCTCCAGTCCGGCCGAATCGCTCTTCGCCCAGCCCCGCGGCGTGGGCGATCCCGTGCGCGTGGCCGCCCGGCTGGCGCCCATCGTGAGGATGTCCCAGGCCGAGCTGCACGCGGCCCTCGTCAGCCCGCGTCCGTTCGTGTGGCTCAGGCGGCGGTTGCCGCCGGCGGTGGCCGAGCAGGTCCGCGCGCTGCGGGAGCCCGGGCTGGGGCTCGTGGCCGAGCCGCTCCGGCTCTATCCCAACCGTGAGCTCGCCGCCCACGTCCTCGGCTTCGAGGGCGTCGACGGAGGGCTGGAGGGCATCGAGCGGGCGTGGAACGACACCCTGCAGGGCGCGCCCGGCAAGGCCGTGGTGGGCCGCGACGCGCTCGGCCGCGACGTCGTCACCCAGCACGTGCTCCAGCCGCCCCTGCCCGGCCACGGCGTCATGCTGACGCTCGACGCCAACGTCCAGTACGTAGCCGAGCGTGAGATCGACGCCCTCTATCGGCGGACGGGCGCCAAGACCGCGATGGCGGTGGTTCTGGAGCCGCGCACCGGGGACGTCCTGGCCATCGCGATCCGCCCGACGTTCAACCCGAACACCTTCCTCGACGTTCCCTTGCGTGACGCCTGGCGCAATCGCGCCATCACCGACCCCTTCGAGCCGGGCTCCACCCTCAAGGTGATCCTGGCGGCGGCGGCGCTCGAGGAAGGGGTCGTCCGTCCCCACGACCGCGTCTTCGGTGAAAACGGCGCGATCACGATCGCCCGGACGACGATCCACGACTGGAAGAAGTACGGGTGGCTCACCTTCGCCGAGGTGCTGCAGCACTCCTCGAACGTCGGCTCGATCAAGGTCGGGCTGGCGCTCGGTGGCGCCCGCTACCACCGCTACCTGAGCGCCTTCGGCTTCGGCGCGCCCACCGGCGTGGGCCTGCCGGGCGAGAGCCGCGGAATGCTGCGCGATCCCCAGCGCTGGTCGGCCCTGTCGCTGCCCACCATGTCGATCGGCCAGGAGGTGTCCGTCACCGCGCTCCAGATGGTGGCGGCGTTCGGCGCCATTGCCAACGGCGGCACGCTCATGCAGCCGCATCTGGTGCGGGCGGTCTTCGACGCCGACGGCCGCGAGGCGCGCCGCTTCGAACCGGTGGCCGTCCGCCAGGTGATCTCCTCGGAGACGTCGCGCACGCTCACGCGGCTGCTGGTCGGCGTCGTCGACGCGGGCACCGGCCGCAACGCCGCCATCACCGGCTATCAGGTCGCCGGCAAGACCGGCACCGCCCAGAAGCTCGACCCCGCCACCGGGCGCTACTCGCGGGCGCCGGGCGTGCTGTCGTTCGTCGGCTTCGCCCCCGCCGACGAGCCGCGCTTCGTCATGCTCGTCATGCTCGACGAGCCCAGGAACGAGCAGTGGGGGAGCGAGGCGGCCGCGCCGGTCTTCGCAGCGATCGGGCGCGAGGTGCTGCGCTACCTCCAGGTGCCGCCGCGCGACGCGCGGCCCGTGCAGATCGTCACCGGGCCGGGCGTCGAGCCGCCGATGAGCGCGCGAGTGCGGCTGGTCAGCCTGGCCGCCGACGCGCCGTCCGCCGAGGGGCGGCCGCTCATGCCCGAGCTGCGCGGCAAGGCGCTCCGCCCGGCCCTCGCGACCCTCGCCCCGCTCCGGCTGCGCGTGGACGTGGCCGGGAACGGGCTCGTCGTCCGCCAGGTGCCCGCAGCGGGGACGGCGCTCGAGCCCGGCGCCTCGGCCCGGCTGGTGCTGGCGTCCCGATCGCGAGGCAGCCAGTGA
- a CDS encoding cell division protein FtsL, with protein sequence MRRALILALAAAVLFMVSGLVLVGLRVQQVHLGYQLDALHAERARLAGLMRQLEIEVATLRSPGRVETRARQLGLTTPGRQQVRLAREFMAGPAGLAAAERNRVASLGAPPRSDTVGRAPLLQ encoded by the coding sequence GTGCGCCGGGCCCTGATCCTGGCACTCGCGGCCGCCGTCCTCTTCATGGTCAGCGGCCTGGTGCTCGTCGGCCTGCGGGTGCAGCAGGTGCATCTCGGCTACCAGCTCGATGCGCTGCACGCCGAGCGCGCCCGCCTCGCGGGCCTGATGCGCCAGCTGGAGATCGAGGTGGCGACCCTCCGGTCGCCGGGCCGGGTCGAAACGCGGGCGCGCCAGCTCGGTCTGACGACCCCCGGACGGCAGCAGGTGCGCCTGGCGCGCGAGTTCATGGCCGGCCCCGCCGGCCTGGCCGCCGCGGAACGGAACCGGGTGGCGTCGCTCGGCGCTCCCCCGCGGTCTGACACGGTCGGGAGGGCTCCGCTACTACAGTGA
- the rsmH gene encoding 16S rRNA (cytosine(1402)-N(4))-methyltransferase RsmH → MAVHIPVLTDEVAFLLRPRREGWVIDGTVGMGGHAEALLATSTGGVRLLGLDVDPEALVRAAARLQRFGDRVRLTRANFGRLRAVARDHGVERAEAVLLDLGVSSYQLEESRRGFSFQGDEPLDMRLDPAGGETAERLLNRLPEAELARILAECGDEPHARRIARAIVRRRPLRTTGDLVAAVRSAVPRRAWPRRLHVATRTFQAVRMAVNDEPGALRQALPGAADLLSPGGRLAVISFHSGEDRIVKLTFRSLTADGAYAVVEPSPLVPGDDEVRANPRARSAKLRVLERVP, encoded by the coding sequence ATAGCGGTTCACATCCCCGTCCTCACCGACGAGGTCGCGTTCCTCCTGCGACCGCGGCGCGAGGGCTGGGTGATCGACGGGACGGTGGGCATGGGTGGACACGCAGAGGCGCTGTTGGCGACGAGCACGGGGGGCGTCCGGCTGCTGGGGCTGGACGTCGATCCCGAGGCGCTCGTCCGGGCGGCCGCGCGTCTGCAGCGGTTCGGGGACCGGGTGCGTCTGACCCGCGCCAACTTCGGCCGCCTGCGCGCCGTCGCCCGTGACCACGGCGTCGAGCGCGCGGAGGCTGTCCTGCTCGACCTCGGCGTGTCGTCGTATCAGCTCGAAGAATCGCGACGCGGCTTCTCGTTTCAGGGCGACGAGCCTCTGGACATGCGCCTGGACCCGGCGGGCGGCGAGACGGCGGAGAGGCTGCTCAATCGCCTGCCGGAAGCGGAGCTGGCGCGCATCCTCGCCGAGTGCGGCGACGAGCCCCACGCGCGCCGGATCGCCCGCGCGATCGTGCGCCGCCGGCCGCTGCGAACCACGGGCGACCTGGTCGCGGCCGTGCGCAGCGCCGTGCCGCGCCGGGCGTGGCCGCGTCGCCTGCACGTCGCCACGCGGACGTTCCAAGCCGTGCGGATGGCCGTCAACGACGAACCCGGGGCGCTGCGCCAGGCGCTGCCCGGCGCGGCCGACCTGTTATCGCCCGGAGGGCGCCTGGCCGTCATCTCCTTTCACTCGGGCGAAGATCGCATCGTGAAGCTGACGTTCCGTTCGCTCACGGCTGACGGCGCCTACGCCGTCGTGGAGCCGTCGCCCCTCGTGCCCGGGGACGACGAGGTGCGGGCCAATCCCCGCGCCCGGAGCGCGAAGCTGCGCGTGCTGGAGCGGGTGCCGTGA
- the mraZ gene encoding division/cell wall cluster transcriptional repressor MraZ translates to MFRGRYQHTIDPKGRLSVPAKFRDELAQYDGRLIVVPNENSLEVHPLEEWERLEGRISEQSQFDPEVRKLGRLYISRAKEVALDNVGRILLPPDSRQQAGLVKDVTLLGPGRRYFEVWDRPRFDEYERTNGDGLPSLFERLSQLGV, encoded by the coding sequence ATGTTCAGGGGCCGCTATCAGCACACGATCGATCCGAAGGGGCGGTTGAGCGTGCCGGCCAAGTTCCGGGACGAGCTCGCCCAGTACGACGGCAGGCTCATCGTCGTGCCGAACGAAAACTCGCTTGAGGTGCACCCGCTGGAGGAATGGGAGCGCCTCGAGGGCAGGATCAGCGAGCAGTCGCAGTTCGACCCGGAGGTGCGGAAGCTGGGACGGCTCTACATCTCGCGCGCGAAGGAGGTCGCCCTCGACAACGTGGGTCGGATTCTCCTCCCGCCCGACAGCCGGCAGCAGGCGGGCCTGGTGAAGGACGTGACGCTGCTGGGGCCGGGCCGCCGGTACTTCGAGGTGTGGGATCGCCCGCGGTTCGACGAATACGAGCGGACGAACGGCGACGGGCTGCCCTCGCTGTTCGAGCGGTTGTCGCAACTGGGGGTATAG
- a CDS encoding aldehyde dehydrogenase family protein, translating to MKMYVAGQWTDKPNTIEVHNPYDNSVLDTVPRADKSDVERALRSAERGARVMAKLSGYDRWKILRKAAELMAARQEDLAQTISEEEGKVIAEGRLEANRAFETIMGSAEEAKRLHGQTVPLDGAPGGAGKFGVTIRVPCGVVVAISPFNFPLNLVCHKVGPALAGGNAVVLKPATDTPLSALKLTEILLEAGVPPEGINTLTGSGGEIGDLLVTDRRVRKITFTGSRDVGERICKQAGIKRVTMELGSNAPVIVMPDAALDKVAAAVAATGYANAGQVCISTQRVLAAGKVYGDFLDALRPKVQALKVGNQLDETVKVGPMVREREAVRVDEWVKEAVASGARLVTGGKRQGALYEPTIVADVKPEMRISRDELFGPAVAVTPFGDIDEAIALANDSNYGLAAGIFTENLEWAWKFAREVQSGNLHINWGPQWRADLMPYGGLKESGFGKEGPAYAIEEMTELKMVVFHLSS from the coding sequence ATGAAGATGTACGTGGCCGGTCAATGGACCGACAAGCCCAACACGATCGAGGTCCACAACCCCTACGACAACTCCGTCCTCGACACGGTGCCGCGGGCGGACAAGAGCGACGTGGAGCGCGCGCTCCGGTCGGCCGAGCGCGGCGCCCGGGTCATGGCCAAGCTCTCGGGCTACGATCGCTGGAAGATCCTCCGGAAGGCGGCGGAGCTGATGGCCGCCCGCCAGGAGGACCTCGCCCAGACGATCTCCGAGGAAGAGGGGAAGGTCATCGCCGAGGGCCGGCTCGAGGCCAACCGCGCCTTCGAGACCATCATGGGCTCGGCCGAGGAGGCCAAGCGCCTGCACGGCCAGACGGTGCCGCTCGATGGCGCGCCCGGCGGGGCCGGGAAGTTCGGGGTGACGATTCGCGTGCCCTGCGGCGTCGTGGTGGCCATCAGTCCCTTCAACTTCCCGCTGAACCTGGTCTGCCACAAGGTGGGCCCGGCGCTGGCGGGCGGCAACGCGGTGGTGCTGAAGCCCGCCACCGACACGCCGCTCTCGGCGCTGAAGCTCACCGAGATCCTGCTGGAGGCGGGCGTGCCGCCCGAGGGCATCAACACGCTCACCGGCTCGGGCGGCGAGATCGGCGACCTGCTGGTCACCGACCGGCGGGTGCGCAAGATCACTTTCACCGGCAGCCGCGACGTCGGCGAGCGCATCTGCAAGCAGGCCGGCATCAAGCGCGTCACCATGGAGCTCGGCAGCAACGCGCCCGTCATCGTGATGCCGGACGCCGCCCTGGACAAGGTGGCGGCGGCGGTGGCGGCCACGGGCTACGCCAACGCGGGCCAAGTCTGCATCTCTACCCAGCGCGTGCTCGCCGCCGGCAAGGTCTACGGGGACTTCCTCGACGCCCTCCGCCCCAAAGTTCAGGCGCTCAAGGTCGGCAACCAGCTCGACGAGACGGTGAAGGTGGGGCCCATGGTCCGCGAGCGGGAGGCCGTCCGCGTCGACGAGTGGGTGAAGGAAGCGGTGGCCAGCGGCGCCCGGCTCGTCACCGGCGGCAAGCGGCAGGGGGCCCTCTACGAGCCCACCATCGTCGCCGACGTGAAGCCCGAGATGCGGATCTCCCGCGACGAGCTGTTCGGCCCCGCGGTCGCCGTCACGCCGTTCGGTGACATCGACGAGGCGATCGCGCTGGCCAACGACTCGAACTACGGGCTGGCGGCCGGCATCTTCACCGAGAATCTGGAGTGGGCGTGGAAGTTCGCCCGCGAGGTGCAGTCGGGCAACCTGCACATCAACTGGGGCCCGCAGTGGCGCGCGGATCTCATGCCGTACGGCGGGCTCAAGGAATCCGGCTTCGGCAAGGAGGGCCCCGCCTACGCCATCGAGGAGATGACCGAGCTGAAGATGGTCGTGTTTCACCTGTCCTCCTGA
- a CDS encoding UDP-N-acetylmuramoyl-L-alanyl-D-glutamate--2,6-diaminopimelate ligase gives MPVSELLAALPEKTVVGRPPTGVSGIADDSRKVEPGHCFVAVPGLRQDARRFIPEAVQRGATLVITEGAGLPDIPVAQVLVPSARAALGRAADAYYGHPSRRLTVVGITGTNGKTTTSYLVEALLQTRGLRTGVIGTIQYRIGDRTLPAGQTTPDALALQSMLASMYAEGVRGVAMEVSSHALALARVDELTFDVAVFTNLTQDHLDFHGTLDDYRRAKRRLFELLEGSPKAGRTAVVNSDDPSAAEMTRGLTVPVLTFGLGPGAAIRVGEWASTLEGVRLVAATPRGPVELRSPLIGEHNVMNLLGAVATGIALGLTPATIAQALGRVGTVPGRFEQIRAGQPFLVVVDYAHTPDALARVLTTARKLTSGRLGVVFGCGGDRDRGKRPIMGGIAAQLGDRIWVTSDNPRSESPEAIIDEIVAGIRRAGLDERRYTRQAHRRAAIAEALGWAQAGDTVVIAGKGHETYQIVGSAVLPFDDRDVARHILAERTA, from the coding sequence ATGCCCGTGAGCGAGCTCCTCGCGGCGCTGCCCGAGAAGACGGTGGTTGGCCGCCCGCCCACCGGGGTCAGCGGCATCGCCGATGATTCCCGGAAGGTCGAGCCCGGCCACTGCTTCGTCGCGGTGCCCGGGTTGCGACAGGACGCCCGGCGCTTCATCCCCGAGGCGGTGCAGCGGGGCGCGACGCTCGTCATCACCGAGGGGGCGGGGCTGCCGGACATCCCAGTGGCCCAGGTGCTGGTGCCCTCGGCGCGCGCGGCGCTGGGGCGCGCGGCCGACGCCTACTACGGGCATCCCTCGCGGCGGCTCACGGTTGTGGGGATCACGGGAACAAACGGCAAGACGACGACGTCCTATCTCGTGGAGGCGCTTTTGCAAACCCGTGGGTTGAGGACCGGTGTCATCGGTACGATCCAGTACCGGATCGGCGACCGGACTCTGCCCGCCGGCCAGACCACTCCCGACGCCTTGGCGCTTCAGTCAATGCTGGCGAGCATGTACGCGGAGGGCGTTCGCGGCGTCGCGATGGAAGTGTCCTCGCACGCGCTGGCGCTCGCGCGCGTCGACGAGCTGACGTTCGACGTCGCCGTGTTCACGAACTTGACGCAGGACCATCTGGACTTTCACGGCACGCTCGACGACTACCGGCGCGCCAAGCGCCGCCTCTTCGAGCTGCTGGAGGGCTCGCCCAAGGCCGGGCGGACGGCCGTCGTCAACTCCGACGACCCGTCGGCGGCCGAGATGACTCGCGGGCTGACGGTGCCGGTGCTGACGTTCGGGCTCGGCCCGGGTGCCGCCATCCGCGTCGGGGAGTGGGCGTCGACGCTCGAGGGCGTGCGGCTCGTAGCCGCCACGCCGCGCGGTCCGGTGGAGCTCCGCTCGCCGCTGATCGGCGAGCACAACGTGATGAACCTCCTGGGCGCGGTCGCGACCGGCATCGCGCTGGGGCTGACGCCGGCCACGATCGCGCAGGCGCTCGGTCGGGTGGGCACCGTCCCCGGACGCTTCGAGCAGATCCGGGCGGGCCAGCCCTTCCTCGTCGTCGTCGACTACGCGCACACGCCCGACGCGCTGGCGCGCGTCCTGACCACCGCCCGGAAGCTCACGAGCGGCCGCCTGGGGGTCGTTTTCGGCTGCGGCGGTGATCGCGACCGCGGCAAGCGGCCGATCATGGGCGGGATCGCCGCGCAGCTCGGCGACCGGATCTGGGTGACCTCCGACAACCCGCGCTCGGAGTCGCCGGAGGCCATCATCGACGAGATTGTCGCGGGTATCCGGCGGGCGGGCCTGGACGAGCGCCGTTACACGCGGCAGGCGCACCGCCGCGCCGCGATCGCGGAGGCGCTCGGGTGGGCCCAGGCCGGCGACACCGTGGTGATCGCCGGCAAGGGACACGAGACCTACCAGATCGTCGGGTCCGCCGTCCTGCCCTTTGACGATCGCGACGTGGCGCGGCACATCCTGGCGGAGCGGACGGCCTGA
- a CDS encoding amidase, which translates to MSRDELCWLSATGLAAQIRKKKVSPVEVVDAVLDRIDRINPKLNAFVTLTADEARQAAKLAERQLMRKGAKLGPLHGVPFSVKDLVITRGVRTTFGTSLYRDNVPTEDAPMVERMKAAGGIMIGKTNTPTFGWIGATHNLLFGVTRNPWNLDRTPGGSSGGASAAAAAGLGPLHIGTDGGGSIRIPASCAGIFGFKPSYGRIPTYPVSGAWSLSHIGPLTRTVADAALMTQVCAGPDERDQYSLPAARVDYVKALRSSLKGWRVAWSADLGFVEALDPEVRAVCATAAKAFRELGCRVEEVTPAWPSPRECWEQLFCGGIATRMAPYMNRRDEIEPGLVRLIEATLKNPPTRFVQAWFDRLAWWQHPRAFFEKYDLLLTPTIACPPFKVGLDNPTEIAGKPVSAYAWIPFTFPFNCTGQPAASVPCGFTRDGLPIGLQIVGRRYDDASVLRASAAFERVRPWGARRPPIG; encoded by the coding sequence ATGTCCAGGGATGAGCTCTGCTGGCTGTCGGCTACCGGGCTGGCGGCCCAGATCCGGAAGAAGAAAGTCTCGCCGGTGGAGGTCGTCGATGCCGTGCTCGATCGGATCGACAGGATCAATCCCAAGCTGAACGCGTTCGTGACCCTGACCGCCGACGAGGCCCGCCAGGCTGCCAAGCTGGCCGAGCGTCAGCTCATGAGGAAGGGGGCGAAGCTCGGCCCGCTGCACGGCGTGCCGTTCTCGGTCAAGGATCTCGTCATCACCAGGGGCGTGCGGACGACCTTCGGCACGTCGCTCTACCGCGACAACGTCCCCACCGAGGACGCGCCGATGGTCGAGCGCATGAAGGCCGCCGGCGGCATCATGATCGGCAAGACCAACACGCCGACCTTCGGCTGGATCGGCGCCACGCACAATCTGCTCTTCGGCGTCACCCGCAACCCCTGGAACCTCGACCGCACGCCGGGCGGCTCGAGCGGCGGCGCCTCGGCGGCCGCCGCCGCCGGGCTGGGGCCGCTGCACATCGGCACCGACGGCGGGGGCTCGATCCGTATCCCGGCCTCCTGCGCCGGGATCTTCGGCTTCAAGCCCTCCTACGGGCGCATCCCGACCTACCCGGTCAGCGGCGCCTGGAGCCTGTCGCACATCGGCCCCCTGACGCGGACGGTGGCCGACGCCGCGCTGATGACGCAGGTCTGCGCGGGCCCCGACGAGCGCGATCAGTACTCGCTGCCGGCGGCGCGGGTGGACTACGTCAAGGCGCTGCGCTCCAGCCTGAAGGGCTGGCGCGTGGCCTGGAGCGCCGACCTCGGCTTCGTGGAGGCCCTCGATCCCGAGGTCCGCGCGGTGTGCGCCACGGCCGCGAAGGCCTTTCGGGAGCTGGGATGTCGCGTCGAGGAGGTCACGCCCGCCTGGCCGTCGCCGCGCGAGTGCTGGGAGCAGCTCTTCTGCGGCGGGATCGCCACCCGCATGGCGCCTTACATGAACCGGCGCGACGAGATCGAGCCGGGTTTGGTACGCCTCATCGAGGCGACGCTGAAGAACCCGCCGACGCGCTTCGTGCAGGCGTGGTTCGACCGTCTGGCCTGGTGGCAGCACCCCCGGGCCTTCTTCGAAAAGTACGATCTGCTGCTGACGCCGACGATCGCCTGCCCACCGTTCAAGGTGGGGCTCGACAACCCGACCGAGATCGCCGGCAAGCCGGTGTCCGCGTACGCCTGGATCCCCTTCACGTTCCCGTTCAACTGCACGGGCCAGCCGGCGGCGTCGGTGCCGTGCGGGTTCACCAGGGACGGCCTGCCCATCGGGCTCCAGATCGTCGGGCGCCGCTACGACGACGCGTCGGTCCTGCGCGCCTCGGCGGCCTTTGAGCGCGTCCGCCCCTGGGGGGCCCGGCGCCCTCCCATCGGCTAG
- a CDS encoding ABC transporter permease, giving the protein MATKPVVAETGLELIIAAPRVAEPIGTWTAIGRFCRKKPLGAAGGVLMLLLVVSALFAEVLATHDPIATDAANTLAPPSAGHWLGSDHLGRDIYSRIVHGARVSLVVGVMSTLLGSVLGGIIGLLSAYFGGKTDLISQRVLDILQGLPLLVLALVMSAALGPAIHNVVIAISVPIIPRAARVIRSSVLSIREMQYVEAARALGVRHLRIAFRHILPNTIGTFIVLSTAQLGGAVLVEATLSFLGLGVPEPYPSWGRMLSVSAAEYAQKAPHLVLFPGMAISLAVFGSNLLGDALRDTLDPRLRGR; this is encoded by the coding sequence ATGGCGACTAAGCCCGTCGTCGCCGAGACCGGCCTCGAGCTCATCATCGCCGCCCCGCGGGTGGCCGAGCCGATCGGGACCTGGACGGCCATCGGCCGGTTCTGTCGCAAGAAGCCGCTGGGCGCCGCCGGGGGCGTGCTCATGCTGCTGCTGGTGGTGAGCGCCCTGTTCGCGGAAGTCCTGGCGACCCACGATCCCATCGCCACCGACGCCGCCAACACGCTGGCGCCGCCCAGCGCAGGCCACTGGCTGGGCAGCGATCACCTCGGGCGCGACATCTACAGCCGCATCGTCCACGGCGCGCGGGTGTCGCTCGTCGTCGGGGTGATGTCGACCCTGCTGGGATCGGTGCTGGGCGGCATCATCGGGTTGCTGTCGGCCTACTTCGGCGGGAAGACCGATCTCATCTCGCAGCGCGTCCTCGACATCCTCCAGGGGCTGCCGCTGCTGGTGCTGGCGCTGGTCATGTCGGCCGCGCTGGGCCCGGCCATCCACAACGTCGTCATCGCGATCTCCGTGCCGATCATCCCCCGCGCCGCCCGGGTGATCCGCTCGAGCGTGCTGTCGATCCGCGAGATGCAGTACGTGGAGGCCGCCCGCGCTCTCGGCGTCCGCCACCTGCGGATCGCGTTTCGCCACATCCTCCCGAACACGATCGGCACCTTCATCGTGCTGTCGACTGCCCAGCTGGGAGGCGCCGTCCTGGTGGAGGCGACGCTCTCGTTCCTCGGGCTCGGCGTCCCGGAGCCCTATCCGTCGTGGGGCCGCATGCTGTCGGTGTCGGCCGCGGAGTACGCGCAGAAGGCGCCCCACCTCGTGCTCTTCCCGGGAATGGCCATCAGCCTCGCCGTCTTCGGCTCCAACCTACTCGGCGACGCCCTGCGCGATACACTGGATCCCCGCCTGCGGGGGCGGTAG